In the genome of Chryseobacterium oryzae, one region contains:
- the dtd gene encoding D-aminoacyl-tRNA deacylase: MRVVIQRVSEASVKVDGIIVGEIKHGLMLLVGVEENDQETDAEWLVQKILNLRIFGDENEKLNLSVTDIKGEILCISQFTLIADYKKGNRPSFIKAAKPEKAIPLFDFFKDELKKSDLKIDSGIFGADMKVSLLNDGPVTILMDSQTKT; the protein is encoded by the coding sequence ATGAGAGTCGTTATACAAAGAGTTTCTGAAGCCAGTGTAAAAGTAGACGGAATTATTGTAGGAGAAATAAAACATGGTCTAATGCTGCTTGTTGGAGTGGAAGAAAATGACCAAGAAACGGATGCAGAATGGTTGGTACAAAAAATTTTAAATCTGAGAATATTTGGTGATGAAAATGAGAAACTGAATTTATCGGTTACAGATATTAAGGGAGAAATTTTGTGTATAAGCCAATTCACTTTAATTGCAGATTATAAAAAAGGTAACCGTCCTTCTTTTATAAAAGCCGCAAAACCAGAAAAAGCAATCCCTCTTTTTGATTTTTTTAAAGATGAACTCAAAAAATCCGATCTAAAAATTGATAGTGGAATATTTGGAGCAGACATGAAAGTTTCTTTACTAAATGATGGTCCTGTTACCATTTTAATGGACTCACAAACAAAAACATAA
- the greA gene encoding transcription elongation factor GreA yields MASYVTKEGLDKMKAELEQLETIERPKITQQIAEARDKGDLSENAEYDAAKEAQGMLEMRISKLKDVISTSKIIDESQLDTSKVSILTTVKLMNNDTKKEQVFKLVPDNESDLKSGKISVNTPIAKGLLGKAIGETAEIVLPNGNKLSFEILDITL; encoded by the coding sequence ATGGCAAGCTACGTAACAAAGGAAGGATTGGATAAAATGAAAGCTGAACTGGAGCAGTTGGAAACTATCGAAAGACCTAAGATTACTCAGCAGATTGCGGAGGCGAGAGATAAAGGAGATTTATCTGAAAATGCTGAGTATGACGCCGCTAAAGAAGCTCAGGGAATGCTGGAAATGAGAATATCAAAATTGAAAGATGTAATCTCTACTTCTAAAATTATAGATGAAAGCCAGCTGGATACTTCTAAAGTTTCTATTCTTACCACTGTGAAACTCATGAACAACGATACAAAAAAAGAACAGGTTTTCAAATTGGTTCCTGATAATGAAAGCGACTTAAAAAGTGGTAAAATTTCTGTAAATACTCCTATTGCAAAAGGATTATTGGGTAAAGCAATTGGAGAAACTGCGGAAATTGTACTTCCTAACGGAAATAAATTGTCTTTTGAAATTTTAGACATAACTTTGTAA
- a CDS encoding HIT family protein — MSSVFTKIINGEIPAYKIAENENFIAFLDAMPLVKGHTLVIPKKEVDLIFDLESEEYKNLWSFAQEIAKKVKNAIPCVRVGVAVVGLEVPHAHIHLIPLNTVEDMNFKNERLKLSPEEYSEIQQLIINS, encoded by the coding sequence ATGAGTTCAGTTTTTACTAAAATCATCAATGGAGAAATACCTGCTTATAAAATAGCAGAAAATGAAAACTTTATCGCATTTTTGGATGCAATGCCTTTGGTAAAAGGTCATACTTTGGTAATTCCTAAAAAAGAAGTCGATCTTATTTTTGATCTTGAATCTGAAGAGTACAAAAACCTTTGGTCTTTTGCTCAGGAAATTGCGAAAAAAGTAAAAAATGCCATTCCATGTGTAAGAGTTGGAGTTGCGGTTGTCGGTTTAGAAGTTCCTCATGCACACATACATCTTATTCCGCTAAATACAGTAGAAGACATGAATTTCAAAAATGAGCGATTAAAACTGTCTCCTGAAGAATATTCTGAAATACAACAGTTAATTATAAATTCCTAA
- the clpX gene encoding ATP-dependent Clp protease ATP-binding subunit ClpX, which yields MNPNQCSFCGKKRSEVQMLISGQNGFICENCIEQAHAIVKDNSSNGGFSPAESIDELKKPKEIKEFLDLYVIGQDQAKKQLSIAVYNHYKRLLHAKSENREVELEKSNIIMIGETGTGKTLLAKTIARELNVPFCIVDATILTEAGYVGEDVESILSRLLMVADYDVEKAEKGIVFIDEIDKIARKSDNPSITRDVSGEGVQQGLLKLLEGSIVNVPPQGGRKHPDQKYIQVNTQNILFIAGGAFDGIKEIIERRLNKQAIGFSSEKINKVDEDEYVLKNLNAIDLRSFGLIPELLGRFPIITYLEKLTKETMIRIMKEPKNSIVNQFVELFKMDGTKLVFTDDAIETIVEETMEKGLGARGLRGTTEKVLEDYMFTVGEQHEIVLKRDNILINK from the coding sequence ATGAATCCAAACCAATGCTCTTTCTGCGGAAAAAAAAGAAGTGAAGTACAGATGCTGATCTCCGGACAGAATGGTTTTATTTGTGAAAACTGCATAGAACAGGCTCATGCAATTGTAAAAGATAATTCTTCAAACGGAGGATTTTCTCCTGCAGAAAGTATTGATGAGCTAAAAAAGCCAAAGGAAATAAAAGAGTTTCTTGATCTGTATGTAATAGGGCAAGATCAGGCAAAAAAACAGCTTTCGATTGCTGTTTACAATCATTATAAAAGGTTGCTGCATGCAAAAAGTGAAAACAGAGAGGTAGAACTGGAAAAATCCAATATCATCATGATTGGTGAAACCGGAACCGGGAAAACCCTTTTGGCTAAAACTATTGCAAGAGAACTGAATGTCCCTTTTTGTATCGTAGATGCTACCATTCTTACAGAAGCAGGATATGTAGGAGAAGATGTGGAAAGTATTTTGTCCCGACTTTTAATGGTTGCAGATTATGATGTAGAAAAGGCCGAAAAGGGAATTGTTTTTATTGATGAGATTGATAAAATTGCAAGAAAATCAGACAACCCGAGTATTACAAGAGATGTTTCCGGTGAAGGAGTGCAACAAGGATTACTGAAGCTTTTAGAAGGGAGTATTGTAAATGTTCCGCCACAAGGAGGAAGAAAACACCCAGATCAGAAGTATATTCAGGTAAATACCCAAAATATATTGTTTATTGCGGGAGGTGCTTTCGATGGGATAAAAGAAATTATCGAAAGAAGACTGAATAAACAGGCAATTGGTTTCAGTTCAGAAAAAATCAATAAAGTTGATGAAGATGAATATGTTCTTAAGAATCTTAATGCTATAGATTTAAGATCTTTTGGGCTAATTCCTGAGTTATTAGGTAGATTTCCAATTATTACATATCTGGAAAAACTCACCAAAGAAACCATGATAAGAATTATGAAAGAGCCTAAAAATTCTATTGTAAATCAATTTGTAGAGTTGTTCAAGATGGATGGGACTAAGTTGGTTTTTACAGATGACGCCATAGAAACAATTGTGGAAGAAACAATGGAAAAAGGTTTAGGAGCAAGAGGATTGAGAGGAACTACTGAAAAGGTTTTGGAAGATTATATGTTTACAGTAGGTGAACAGCATGAGATTGTACTAAAGAGAGATAATATTCTGATTAATAAGTAA
- a CDS encoding T9SS type A sorting domain-containing protein — protein MKKNLITLSLLAIGISMQAQTATILTHLDGTAKMYISKGTLVYNGGGMEIVSGGSIENHGNFMMVRSNSGDDVYRNLNSSGNPVVGGIAGSFVNKLNEPNEYGEVNENKSTSVPKYTYGQFYIDGFNQDKITGAVDIEFRQNSHGDYQQMGLPFSNKVFSTFNQSTASNPTPAQIALGKTFNENRRSKNEILIWSNDSSVFQKVLQTDATTCTSCAADLIVTPTAYYIFGGLNLNVSTVTRTLSGVPVATYLNGSTSNTAYTIITNAGGSLANFGNNGNGINSYNERYNSYIQDSFNESAGVWTGNFGKNIYQFGNPYMTNLDLSQIANNETNGDGTYLDGIYGVRLEVQGVQYSALSGGGSSSYKYITFGDSSAGYQPAGDVNYAMVRPMGTFAVKMKKDSPTATLDFGKLRRFNYYSRAAATPYTVTAAKNVTNTLKQLGVIGLDANGKEIERTYYVVSPTTVSGHTNAPTVQVTVGGGYSFGTFEEDAINGGYDLSNVSYWLYINEANEANFKGKNIKLVNYNPNIVSFKFEIRENAATIPTGSHALSSGEGFYYKAEGATTASQALQDQVISVQPGNSNGVEYDLYYGLPTGTLNTTDVSKKSRTLVVYNADTNGYFVRFDPNWKKADIQVFDMSGKLVLSKKDVNANKDYNLDLAQDVKISYIVTVVSEKGEKVTSKIIK, from the coding sequence ATGAAAAAAAATTTAATAACGTTATCTCTATTGGCTATTGGCATTTCTATGCAGGCACAGACTGCCACAATACTAACTCACTTAGATGGTACAGCTAAAATGTATATAAGCAAGGGAACTCTTGTTTATAATGGAGGAGGTATGGAAATTGTTTCTGGAGGAAGTATTGAGAACCATGGTAATTTTATGATGGTTCGTTCTAATTCTGGGGACGATGTATATAGAAATTTAAACTCTTCGGGTAATCCTGTTGTGGGAGGTATAGCTGGTTCTTTTGTAAATAAATTAAATGAACCCAATGAATATGGTGAAGTAAATGAAAATAAATCAACTTCAGTTCCTAAATATACTTATGGGCAGTTTTATATAGATGGTTTTAATCAAGATAAAATCACTGGTGCTGTAGATATAGAGTTCAGACAAAATAGTCATGGAGATTATCAGCAGATGGGTCTTCCTTTCTCTAATAAAGTGTTTTCAACTTTTAATCAATCTACTGCATCTAATCCTACTCCTGCACAAATTGCTCTTGGTAAAACATTCAATGAAAATAGAAGATCTAAAAATGAAATTCTTATTTGGAGTAATGATTCATCTGTGTTTCAAAAGGTTCTTCAGACTGATGCTACCACTTGTACTTCTTGTGCTGCTGATTTAATAGTTACTCCAACGGCATATTATATTTTTGGTGGACTGAATTTGAATGTCTCTACAGTTACCAGAACATTATCTGGTGTTCCAGTTGCTACTTATTTAAATGGTAGTACCTCTAATACTGCTTATACCATAATTACGAACGCTGGTGGTTCGTTGGCTAATTTTGGAAATAATGGTAATGGAATTAATAGTTACAACGAGAGATACAACAGCTATATACAGGATTCTTTTAACGAAAGTGCGGGGGTATGGACAGGTAATTTTGGAAAAAATATCTACCAGTTTGGTAATCCTTACATGACAAACTTAGATTTGTCTCAAATTGCAAATAATGAAACTAATGGTGACGGAACTTATTTAGACGGTATTTATGGAGTGAGATTAGAAGTACAAGGGGTACAATATTCCGCACTTTCGGGAGGTGGATCTTCTTCATATAAATATATCACTTTTGGTGATAGCTCTGCAGGTTATCAACCAGCTGGAGATGTAAATTATGCAATGGTAAGACCAATGGGTACATTTGCGGTAAAAATGAAAAAAGATTCTCCAACGGCTACTTTAGATTTTGGTAAATTAAGAAGATTTAATTACTATTCTAGAGCTGCAGCAACACCTTATACAGTTACAGCAGCAAAAAATGTTACTAATACACTTAAGCAATTAGGAGTAATTGGTTTAGATGCTAACGGAAAAGAAATCGAAAGAACATACTATGTTGTATCCCCAACCACAGTTTCTGGTCATACAAATGCTCCTACAGTGCAGGTTACTGTAGGTGGTGGTTATTCTTTTGGTACTTTTGAAGAAGATGCTATTAATGGCGGTTATGATTTGTCTAATGTGAGTTATTGGCTTTATATAAATGAAGCTAATGAAGCAAATTTCAAAGGAAAGAATATTAAATTGGTAAATTATAATCCTAATATTGTATCATTTAAGTTCGAGATTAGAGAAAATGCGGCGACGATTCCTACAGGTAGTCATGCCTTATCTTCAGGAGAAGGATTCTATTATAAAGCAGAAGGGGCAACCACTGCAAGTCAGGCATTGCAAGATCAAGTAATTTCTGTTCAGCCCGGAAATTCTAATGGTGTAGAATATGATCTGTATTACGGTCTTCCTACAGGTACTCTTAATACTACAGATGTTAGTAAAAAGAGCAGAACTTTAGTGGTATATAACGCAGATACAAATGGTTATTTTGTTAGATTCGATCCAAACTGGAAAAAAGCTGATATTCAGGTTTTTGATATGAGTGGAAAATTAGTATTATCTAAAAAAGATGTAAATGCTAATAAAGATTATAATTTAGATCTAGCACAAGATGTAAAAATTTCTTATATCGTTACCGTTGTCTCAGAAAAAGGCGAAAAAGTAACCTCTAAGATTATAAAGTAA
- a CDS encoding signal peptidase — protein sequence MKKIFVLLFINCFLLVFSGPPCPTCTTPGKGGVGGVTPGSAATPIDMYVYVLAIVAFLIIAFVAKKYKTQKI from the coding sequence ATGAAAAAAATTTTTGTTCTCCTTTTTATAAATTGTTTCCTACTGGTGTTTTCTGGTCCCCCATGTCCTACATGTACAACACCAGGAAAAGGCGGGGTGGGAGGAGTAACGCCAGGGTCTGCTGCAACTCCCATCGATATGTATGTATATGTTTTAGCGATTGTTGCATTTTTAATTATTGCTTTTGTTGCTAAAAAATACAAAACTCAAAAAATATAA
- a CDS encoding TlpA family protein disulfide reductase, translating into MKRIFLLPGLLVVATINAQFSVSIETPQNFIEKEAVLYTLNGSKDIIVTKEKSKNNSWLFKYPKNYIGMMKVYFPDTNNTVTFISENKDVNIKIETKDNKIQNILYKDDANALMNSIQENSQKKELILPALVQIKEYYKDNTDFGKALISEMGKLSGESADLDQAKHPFVYYYNTNYNKFLSNNSSKKNSQEEIINFIDKSNDLLETSSLLRPILVSYLNVGGNSNINSSVDQLINKLNIETPRGQTVLSELIDIFDAYDMAELKNKYLSQAKNLKCTINDRLASTIKSNTDTDLGAVFPNYTFHSPVNTKAKTIADVKADKKVIVFWSSTCSHCENELPQLLNKYKELQAKNIQVIGLSLDSDKNSYTSKIAAFPWINDSELRGWNSSFADKYNIHATPTYFILDANNKIISKPDHVGDVLEYFKLK; encoded by the coding sequence ATGAAAAGAATATTTCTATTACCAGGTTTATTGGTTGTTGCCACTATTAATGCACAGTTTTCTGTAAGTATTGAAACTCCACAAAATTTCATCGAAAAAGAAGCCGTTTTATATACATTAAACGGATCTAAAGATATTATAGTTACAAAAGAAAAATCTAAAAATAATTCTTGGCTGTTTAAATATCCTAAGAATTATATTGGGATGATGAAAGTGTATTTTCCGGACACCAATAATACCGTAACATTTATCTCTGAGAATAAAGATGTAAATATTAAAATTGAAACTAAGGATAACAAGATTCAAAATATTTTATACAAAGATGACGCGAATGCTTTAATGAATAGCATACAAGAAAATTCTCAGAAAAAAGAGCTTATTCTTCCGGCATTGGTTCAGATTAAAGAATATTATAAAGATAATACAGATTTTGGAAAAGCTTTGATATCTGAAATGGGTAAACTGTCTGGTGAAAGTGCAGATTTAGATCAGGCAAAACATCCGTTTGTTTATTATTATAATACTAACTATAATAAATTTTTATCTAATAATTCTTCTAAAAAAAATAGTCAGGAAGAAATCATCAATTTTATTGATAAATCGAATGATCTTTTAGAAACATCTTCATTATTAAGACCGATTCTTGTGTCTTATCTTAATGTAGGAGGTAATAGTAATATTAATTCTTCAGTAGATCAGCTAATCAATAAATTAAATATCGAAACGCCAAGAGGACAGACCGTTTTATCGGAGCTTATAGATATTTTTGATGCTTATGATATGGCAGAACTTAAAAATAAATATTTAAGTCAGGCTAAAAACTTAAAATGTACAATTAATGACCGGTTGGCTTCTACCATAAAGTCGAATACAGATACAGATCTTGGAGCTGTTTTTCCCAATTATACATTTCATTCGCCTGTAAATACTAAAGCGAAAACTATTGCTGATGTAAAAGCAGATAAGAAAGTAATCGTTTTTTGGTCTTCAACATGTTCCCATTGCGAAAATGAATTGCCACAACTTTTAAATAAATATAAAGAATTGCAGGCTAAAAATATCCAGGTTATTGGTCTGTCTCTAGATTCGGATAAAAATTCTTATACTTCTAAGATTGCAGCATTTCCATGGATTAACGATTCCGAATTAAGAGGCTGGAATAGTTCTTTTGCAGATAAATATAATATTCATGCAACGCCTACTTATTTTATTTTGGATGCTAACAATAAGATTATCAGTAAGCCAGACCATGTAGGGGATGTTTTGGAATATTTTAAACTAAAATAA
- a CDS encoding exodeoxyribonuclease III, whose translation MRLITYNVNGIRAAFTKDFLGWLKTANPDVICIQESKAGNDQIDIESLEKLGYHSFWHSAQRKGYSGVGIASKLKPNHVEYGCGIESYDNEGRIIRADFDNFSVISVYVPSASNIERLDFKMQFCYDFLNYIKDLKKTIPNLIISGDFNICHQAIDIHNPMGLKNTSGFLPMEREWMTQFIEECELIDSFRYFNSEPENYTWWSYRQNSRANNKGWRLDYNFTSYSLKDQLSRAVILKEAVHSDHCPALVELNI comes from the coding sequence ATGAGATTAATAACATACAACGTTAACGGAATTAGAGCCGCCTTTACCAAAGACTTTTTAGGCTGGCTGAAAACTGCCAATCCTGATGTGATCTGCATTCAGGAAAGCAAGGCTGGAAATGATCAAATTGATATTGAAAGTCTCGAAAAATTAGGCTATCACAGCTTTTGGCATTCTGCACAAAGAAAAGGATACAGCGGAGTGGGAATTGCTTCTAAATTGAAACCCAATCATGTAGAATATGGCTGCGGAATTGAAAGTTATGATAATGAAGGCAGAATAATAAGAGCCGATTTTGATAATTTTTCTGTTATTTCTGTCTATGTACCCTCTGCTTCGAATATAGAAAGGCTGGATTTCAAAATGCAGTTCTGCTACGATTTTTTAAATTACATCAAAGATTTAAAGAAAACCATTCCGAATCTTATTATTTCAGGAGATTTTAACATCTGTCATCAGGCAATTGATATTCATAATCCGATGGGCTTAAAAAACACCTCAGGTTTTCTACCCATGGAAAGAGAATGGATGACTCAGTTTATTGAAGAATGCGAACTTATCGACAGTTTCCGTTATTTTAACAGCGAACCAGAAAATTATACTTGGTGGAGTTACCGTCAGAATTCCAGAGCCAACAACAAAGGTTGGCGTTTAGATTACAATTTTACTTCCTATTCTTTGAAAGATCAATTATCAAGAGCAGTTATTCTTAAAGAAGCCGTTCATTCTGATCACTGCCCCGCTTTAGTAGAATTGAATATCTGA
- the porX gene encoding T9SS response regulator signal transducer PorX codes for MSDKILWIDDEIDLLKPHIVFLEKKGYHVTPVNNVNEALELIESEKFALTLIDENMPGISGLEAIPMIKQRDSSLKIVMVTKSEEEHIMEEAIGSQIADYILKPVNPNQILLSLKKNLQEDNLVEQKTILQYQQEFRNLSMELSYLRTYQEWADYYKKIINWELKFDKVTDNEFADLLQSQKEEANIQFAKFIENNYEDWLTSSEKPMMSHTLFKDKVKPEVEKDKVLLLMIDNLRYDQWKVIEPLFTKYYNKVSEDYYYSILPTATQYARNSFFAGLLPSEIEKRFPDKWFNDNEEGNKNEFERDFLEDQMKRIGLNSKSMKYLKVLNADFEKKIYDDFNQHKNNDLLVIVYNFIDILSHAKTDNHIVDQLIRDDKTFRSLTMNWFENSSLLKIIKLAAESGFKLVITTDHGTVYVKKPSRVVGDRETSTNIRYKTGKSLTYEENDVWAVTNPEKIFLPKGNLSSKYIFAKNNIFLAYPKNYNHFVNYYKETYQHGGISLEECIIPISILEPK; via the coding sequence ATGTCAGATAAAATATTATGGATTGATGATGAAATCGATTTACTAAAGCCGCACATCGTTTTTTTGGAGAAAAAAGGATATCATGTAACTCCGGTTAATAATGTAAACGAAGCTTTAGAACTCATTGAATCTGAAAAATTCGCATTAACACTTATTGATGAAAATATGCCCGGAATTTCAGGTTTAGAGGCTATTCCTATGATTAAGCAACGCGACAGTTCGCTTAAAATCGTAATGGTGACGAAAAGTGAAGAAGAGCATATTATGGAAGAAGCCATCGGTTCTCAGATTGCCGATTATATCCTGAAACCTGTAAACCCAAACCAAATTCTCCTATCTTTAAAGAAAAATCTTCAGGAAGATAACCTGGTTGAGCAGAAAACCATTTTGCAATATCAGCAGGAATTCCGAAATCTTTCTATGGAGCTTTCTTATTTGAGAACCTATCAGGAATGGGCAGATTACTATAAAAAAATCATCAACTGGGAACTGAAATTCGATAAAGTAACCGATAATGAATTTGCAGATTTACTTCAGTCCCAAAAAGAAGAAGCCAACATTCAGTTTGCAAAATTTATTGAAAACAATTATGAAGACTGGTTAACAAGCTCCGAAAAACCTATGATGAGCCACACGCTCTTCAAAGATAAAGTAAAACCTGAAGTAGAAAAAGACAAGGTTCTTTTACTGATGATCGACAATCTCCGCTACGACCAATGGAAAGTAATAGAGCCGCTTTTCACGAAGTATTACAATAAAGTTTCGGAAGATTATTATTACAGCATTTTGCCTACAGCGACTCAATATGCAAGAAATTCTTTCTTTGCAGGTCTTTTACCTTCAGAAATTGAAAAACGTTTTCCCGACAAATGGTTTAACGACAATGAAGAAGGCAATAAAAATGAGTTTGAAAGAGATTTTCTTGAAGATCAAATGAAAAGAATAGGTCTTAATTCGAAATCTATGAAATACCTAAAAGTATTGAATGCAGATTTTGAAAAAAAGATTTATGACGATTTTAATCAGCATAAAAACAATGATCTTTTGGTAATTGTTTATAATTTTATTGATATACTTTCCCACGCAAAAACAGACAATCATATTGTAGATCAGTTAATACGAGATGATAAAACCTTCCGATCTTTAACAATGAATTGGTTTGAAAACTCTTCTTTGCTTAAAATTATTAAACTTGCTGCGGAAAGTGGATTTAAACTGGTAATTACTACCGATCACGGAACGGTTTATGTAAAAAAACCAAGCCGCGTTGTGGGAGACAGAGAAACCTCTACCAACATCCGTTACAAAACCGGAAAAAGCTTAACGTATGAAGAAAATGATGTTTGGGCAGTTACCAATCCGGAAAAAATATTCTTACCAAAAGGAAACCTTAGTTCTAAATATATTTTTGCCAAAAACAATATATTTTTAGCTTATCCTAAAAATTACAATCATTTTGTAAATTATTATAAAGAAACTTATCAGCACGGCGGAATTTCTTTGGAGGAATGTATTATTCCGATAAGTATTCTGGAGCCGAAATAG
- a CDS encoding HD domain-containing protein — MQNKLKIINDPVHGFIKIPHEILFDVIEHPYFQRLRRISQTGLLNLIFPGATHTRFHHAIGAMHLMFTALETLKQKGVEISVEEEKGAMLAILMHDIGHGPFSHALESMLMDDWHHENLSLLLMNRLNDHFDGQLSVAIEMFQGKYHRKFFNQLISSQLDVDRLDYLNRDSFFTGVSEGNINTQRIISMMNVCNEELVIDAKGVYSIENFLTARMFMYWQVYYHKTSALAEFILVKILERAKYLVSQGVDLPATDNLKYFLNRSKSSATEEDIQRFTELDDNDIIQAMKLWQNADDFILSYWCKCVVKRNLPKTIISSKPFDEDFIKEKIKITNEYFGIDNAEELVNEIKRELRPYNTEKQPIFLLQKNGKIIKLNESEDQLLSGLIMNKTTRYILAFPRI; from the coding sequence ATGCAGAATAAACTAAAAATTATCAACGATCCGGTACATGGTTTTATAAAAATTCCTCATGAAATTCTTTTTGATGTGATAGAACATCCTTATTTTCAAAGGTTGAGAAGAATTTCACAGACCGGACTTTTAAATTTAATTTTTCCCGGAGCCACACATACCCGTTTTCACCATGCAATTGGCGCGATGCATCTCATGTTTACCGCCTTGGAAACTTTAAAGCAAAAGGGTGTTGAAATTTCTGTAGAAGAAGAAAAAGGAGCCATGTTGGCAATTTTAATGCATGATATAGGACATGGGCCATTTTCTCATGCATTAGAAAGTATGTTGATGGACGATTGGCACCACGAAAATCTTTCTTTACTTCTCATGAATCGTCTAAATGATCATTTTGATGGGCAATTATCAGTTGCCATAGAAATGTTTCAGGGGAAGTACCACAGGAAGTTTTTCAACCAACTTATAAGTTCGCAGTTGGATGTAGACCGTTTGGATTATTTAAATCGAGACAGTTTTTTTACAGGCGTTTCCGAGGGAAATATCAATACCCAAAGAATCATTTCGATGATGAATGTCTGCAATGAAGAATTGGTAATCGATGCAAAAGGAGTTTATTCCATAGAAAATTTCCTTACCGCAAGGATGTTTATGTATTGGCAGGTATATTATCATAAAACATCGGCTTTGGCAGAGTTTATTCTCGTGAAAATTTTAGAAAGAGCCAAATATCTTGTTTCTCAGGGCGTTGATTTACCGGCAACAGACAATCTGAAATATTTTCTTAACCGTTCTAAAAGTTCAGCAACAGAAGAAGATATACAGCGTTTTACAGAATTAGACGATAACGATATTATTCAGGCAATGAAGCTTTGGCAAAATGCTGATGATTTTATTCTTTCTTATTGGTGCAAATGTGTCGTGAAAAGAAATCTTCCTAAAACAATTATTTCTTCCAAACCTTTTGATGAAGATTTTATTAAAGAAAAGATAAAAATTACTAATGAATATTTTGGAATTGATAATGCAGAGGAACTTGTTAACGAGATTAAGAGAGAGTTAAGACCTTATAATACAGAAAAACAACCGATATTTCTTCTACAGAAGAACGGAAAAATTATAAAACTGAATGAGTCTGAAGATCAGTTATTATCAGGTTTAATTATGAATAAAACAACCCGATATATTTTGGCATTTCCAAGAATTTAA
- the lpxD gene encoding UDP-3-O-(3-hydroxymyristoyl)glucosamine N-acyltransferase, which yields MEFTASQIASFINGKIIGDANSLITGVSPVESGEIGHLSFIAQERFAHYLDTSKCSVLIVSEALITKEHYNSTIISVKDAYLSFQILMNLYQEMQGKKEGIEDGSSIHDTAVIGEKVYIGAFTYVSQKAKIGDGTQVYPQVYIGKGVKIGKNCKIDSGARIYDYCIIGDNCIIHSNTVIGGDGFGFQPTAEGFQKIPQLGNVIIEDNVEIGSNCSIDRATIGSTTIGKGTKIDNLIQIAHNVKIGANNVIAAQAGIAGSTTIGDWNQIGGQVGIVGHIKIGNQVKIQAQSGVNSSVNDKETVYGSPAISYNDYLRSYVHFRNLPEIVKRINNLENNSKDNTNE from the coding sequence ATGGAATTTACAGCTTCGCAGATTGCAAGTTTTATTAATGGAAAAATTATAGGTGACGCAAACTCGCTTATAACAGGCGTTTCTCCTGTAGAAAGTGGAGAAATTGGGCATCTATCTTTTATTGCTCAAGAACGTTTTGCCCATTATTTAGATACTTCAAAATGTTCAGTTCTTATCGTTAGTGAAGCACTTATCACTAAAGAACATTACAATTCAACCATTATTTCGGTAAAGGATGCTTACCTTTCTTTTCAGATTTTAATGAATCTTTATCAGGAAATGCAGGGTAAAAAGGAAGGGATTGAAGATGGCTCTTCTATTCACGATACTGCCGTTATCGGAGAAAAAGTATATATCGGTGCATTTACGTATGTTTCCCAAAAAGCAAAAATTGGAGACGGAACACAAGTTTACCCCCAGGTTTACATTGGTAAAGGCGTAAAAATCGGTAAAAACTGCAAAATTGATAGTGGCGCAAGAATTTACGACTATTGTATTATCGGGGATAATTGCATTATCCATTCTAATACAGTAATTGGTGGTGATGGTTTTGGTTTTCAACCTACGGCAGAAGGATTTCAGAAAATTCCTCAACTTGGAAATGTAATTATCGAAGACAATGTAGAGATTGGTTCTAATTGCAGTATAGACCGTGCAACAATAGGTTCTACAACCATTGGCAAAGGGACTAAAATAGATAATTTAATCCAAATTGCTCATAATGTAAAAATTGGTGCCAATAATGTAATTGCAGCTCAGGCAGGAATTGCGGGTTCTACAACAATAGGAGACTGGAACCAAATTGGCGGTCAGGTAGGTATTGTGGGACATATTAAAATTGGTAATCAGGTGAAAATTCAGGCACAGAGTGGTGTGAATTCTAGCGTAAATGATAAAGAAACTGTTTACGGATCTCCTGCGATAAGCTATAATGATTATCTGAGAAGTTATGTTCATTTCAGAAATCTTCCTGAGATCGTAAAAAGAATAAATAATCTTGAGAATAACTCAAAAGATAATACTAATGAGTGA